CCCGTACGGGCTGACCGTCAACGGCCGCCGCCACGAGGTGGTTGATGGGTGGGTCGGCGAGAGCCTGCTGTTCGTGCTTCGGGAGCGACTGGGCCTCCCAGGGTCCAAGAATGCCTGCGAAGAGGGCGAGTGCGGCTCCTGCACGGTGCGACTGGACGACCGGCTGGTGTGCAGTTGCCTGGTGTTGGCCGCCC
The DNA window shown above is from Acidimicrobiales bacterium and carries:
- a CDS encoding 2Fe-2S iron-sulfur cluster-binding protein codes for the protein MTGPYGLTVNGRRHEVVDGWVGESLLFVLRERLGLPGSKNACEEGECGSCTVRLDDRLVCSCLVLAA